The following is a genomic window from Prevotella sp. E13-17.
GTTAAGTCGCTGAGCGATATCATCGCAACAGCTAACGGCGGCAGCCAGAACCAGTCTAAAGACGATAAGGTTGCTTTCTGGTATCCAAACCACAGCTATACCTACACCTTCACACTGACGAAGGCAGGTATCAGCAATGTGACTTGCACCGTGGAAAAATGGGTTGACGTAACTGCTGATAACAAGGATATTTCTCTGGAGGACTAATTCTCTGTCATGGCAGGAAAGAAAATCATATATGCATGCATGACCTCGTTGGTACTGGCAGTCGCTGCCTGTACCAACGAGGATGTGGATACTTCACTCAACCGCTATGCCGACGGCGCTATTGACCTCAGCGTGGGCGTTGAAGCCACACCCGCAAGACATGCCATGACTCGTGCCGGAGGAACGACACCGTCGTACTATGCCATGAAGGCTGGTACGCAGGTGCGACTGAAGGTGGACGGCCGATGGAAGGGCAAGACCCCCGAAGCCATCAGCCAAAAGACCACCTGCACGACCATCGCTGCAGAGAGCGGCTCGGCCATCAACGCCCTGTCGTTCACAGAGGGCGAGATGCTCTATTGGGACGACTATGGAACGGGCGATCCTGACAATAAGACTAACACAGACCAAGGGCTGAATGTGCTGGGCGTAGCTGTTGATGGCAAAGATACCGCCCCCACCATTGCAAACGACAGCCAGTGGGAAAGCCTGCCCTGGGATGTGGTGACCGATGGCGAGGACGTGCTGAGCGGCGACATCATCGTGTCTAACAACCTCACTGCCTATCAATTTCAAGAGCGCGACGATGACGAGGCGAAGAAGATGATCTTCCAACATCCGCTGAGCAAGATCACCATCAACCTGACTGCTGCCGACGGCTTTACGAAAGGAACAGTCGGCAAAACCAGCTATAAGTTTGAGAAAGACCCCACGGTGACGCTGACCAATGCCACCACCCTGGCTGGCATCAGCGATGCTTCCAACGACTATGCGCTGACTAAAGGAACGGTGAGCATTACGAATGCCAGCGCTTTAAGCGACGGTTCGAAGGCAACGGTTATTGCTGGAACAACCAGCACCACGGATGCCGACGTCACTGTGATTAAGCAGGCCGTGGTCTATCCGGACACTCAGCTGGGCGCAGATAATGATGCCGTGATTGCCATCGTAAATGCCGACGACAACATCTACTATATCAGAGCGAAAGAGATACACGATGCCATCGACAACATTGGTGGACATACGGACTACAAGACGTTGGCTGGCTATAACTACATCATCAATATCACCATCAAGAAGACAGGCATCACGCTGACGGCTTCGGTAACGAAGTGGGTGGATGTCGATTCTGAAGAGGTGCATCCTGAAATCAACATGACCACCAAGGTGGGCAGCGACAGTCATGATGAACTTCCCGCTGGTTTCAACGGTTTCGACCTTTGGCTGAACGACCACGACATTGCCAAGGACTATACCAATGTGGCCACACCGACGGTGAACACAGCCGGCGAAGTGGTGTTCGCTCATACGCTGTATTGGGTTCACCACTACCAGCACCTGCATTTCCGTGGTATCTATCCCACAAACACTGTGGTCAAAGAGGATGCCACCGACCAACACCAGTATGTGGAGGTGGCCAATGGTGCCTACGATGCAACGACATTCCCCAGCAATTTCGTGATGGGCATGCCAGAGATTGCAGAGAACACACCATGCGGAAACCCCGACCATGCCAATGTCATGATGGACCAAGAAGGCATCTGCGCCCGCAAGGCTGCTATTAACCTGAACTTCCGTTATATGATGAGTCAGGTGGAGGTGATGCTGAAATCGAGCGATGTCAGCGACGACAACTATGTGGACCTGACCAATGCCGAGGTAGAACTGGTGAACATCGGCACCGAAGGACATATCCTGTTGAGCGACCGCTCTGCCGTGGTTACAAAGTATGCAGATGAGGAAAGCCTCTACAGCATCGACAGCAAACACTATCACGCCATCATCGTGCCACAACTGCTGGAGAACGCTGCAAAAGGAAAGGTGAAGTTCAAGATTACGGTCTATAGCGATGCCACAAAGACCAAGAAAGATGTCTATTATGCCGAGGTGGCTCCCATCAAGGTCAAGGTGGCTGGCTCTTCAGATGCAGCCGCTCCTACGGACGCCTGGAAGGCTGGCACCCACTATGTTTACGACCTGAAGATCACAAAGACAGAGGTGTCGGCAACGGCATCGCTGACGGACTGGCAGACCGTGGAAGCAGAAGAGAATGTATGGTTCTAATCATATAAGCTATTAATAAATGACTATCAAGAAATCAATCATACTCGCACTATCAGCACTGACCATGGCAGGATGCACCAACGACGATGATGCTTCGCAGACACAGGAGCGTTTGCCCCTGACGTTCGAGACCTCGTTATCGGGCAACCGCCAAGTGACACGTGCCGTGGGCAATCAGTTTGAAGCTACCGACGAGTTGCTGTGCTATGTGCGCCATATCATCGACGGCGAAACAGACCCTGTGCAGAGCAAGTTGGTGACCATCATCAACAACGAGCCCACCGAGAAATTGTATTGGGATGACTTCAGCGAATCGACTGCCGACGGGGCAAAGGACCTACGTACTCCCGGTCATGGCCTGCAGTCGTTCTATGGCTATTGCTATAATGGCGGCACCCCCTCAATACCACTTGACGAGACAAACGGTGTTCTTGACTGGACCACTGCCGCTGACCAAACCGCTGAGGGCACTGTGAAAGCCAACGACCTGTTATGGTCCGACCGTCAGAGTATGATTACCTATGACCATGTCAAAGATGCTCGTGGCACGTTGACGATTCCGTTTACACACGCCATGAGTAAGTTCACCATCGTCGTGATAGCCGACGAAGGCTTTCAGACCGACGCGCTGGATGCCACCACGGTAACACTGAACCGCATGAACCAGAAAGGTACCTTCACGGCGCCGACATCTTCTGTTGTCACCGAAGGAACGACAACAGTGAAGATGTATGCTCATGCAACATCAACAACGGCAGAGGGGAAACCACTTCGTACCTACGAAGCCATTGTAGTGCCAAAGGCTGACCTCAGCCAAGGACAAGCGTTGGCGACGATTCAAGATGCAGATGGTAATGACTACCAGATCAACATCAACCAAGATATGCTGGCAGGCTGGGCTACTGGCATTGATCATGACTTGAGCATGAGCGGTGTCAACTATAAACTCACCGTGACACTGAACAAGCAAGCCATCAGCCTGGTGGCAACGCTGGCCGACTGGACTGACGTAAGTGCTTCGGCTGTCGGTCAAATCAACTTCACGGCAGACGTGAAGAGCATTGACAAGACCAATGCCGCCAGCCTGAAGAGCGGCGACTCGTTCTCACTATGGCGTTCTATCGACAATACCGACTTTGGTTCGATTGCCACCACGGCAACCTACAACGATGGCAAGTTTGTCAACACGCCGGCTATCTACTGGGCCAACGGCTCTACCAACTACTACTTCCGCGCCTTGGCCCAGAAGACCAGCAGTAACACACTGGATGCCGTCGCCACCACCCATGCGAATCAAGGCACCGACTTGCTTTGGGCAACCACCGCAGCCCACCAAGGAACAGAGGCTGACGGCACCACCATCCATCAATATGACGAAGGCGATGCCATCAATCCCCGCACGGGTAGCGTGCCTCTGATTTTCAAGCATGCCATGAGCAATGTGGCAGTAACACTGACGACCAGCAGCGATGCTTCTGCCGTTGACCTGACAGATGCAAAGGTGACAATAACAAACTTGAAAGACGAGGGTACGGTCAACCTGACAACAGGGGTGGTCACTGCAGGTAGTCATCAGACAGACATTCTCGTGGATGGTGCAACCATCATGGTCCCTCAAGACATCACGGATGCTTCAAGACTGGTCATCACCCTACAGGATGGAACCACCTACTCGCTGCAGATGAACCGTTGTGAGGATGACGCACAACAGGTTGTCGGCAACTGGCAAGGCGGTCATCAGTACACCTATTCCATCACGCTGAAAAAAGAAGAAATCAAGTTCCGCGCTCTGATTCAAGACTGGAGCGAGATGACTGGCAGTGGACACGCCACTCTGGATTGGGACTGAGAAGTGAGAGGTGAGAAAGGAGAAGGGAGAAGGGAGAAGCGTGATTAGTCTTTCCAAGTGAGAAGTGAATAATTAATATAAGGTGAAGAATTGGTTTAAACTATATATATTCGTGGCTCTGCTGATGGGAGCTTGTACTGAGGCTGACATCGACATTGACGATAGCAGACAACAGCAGAAGGAACAGATGCCTGTACTTTTCTCTGTCGGCAGCACGGACGCTGATGTAACACGTGCGGCCGCTTCGGCTTCCTTTATGCCGAAGGATAGCCGCTTTGTGTGTTCGATGTTCTTCCATGCAGGTGCCAACGACGACAACGACACGGAGTTCTACTCTGAGACAAAAGAGCTGATGGAAGATGTCAACATGACAACGACATGGATGAAGATTAACAACACTGTCGGCAACGCCGTCTATTGGAACAGCGCCTACCAAGACGCTGTCAAGACAGACAGCTATGGCTTCGATGAGGCAGCCAAATGCTTCTATTGGCAGAACCGACTGAATCATGTCTTCCTGGCACTTACAGACAATCACCAACTGAACTCAGACAACGGACTGACGGGAACACTGAAGCTGTTTCCCGATGTGACAACACAATACAAAGGTCAGTATATGATGGCCTACGACCTTACCCGCGGCAACAAGACCGCCATGACACAGCAGCCCGATCCCATTCAGGCTGTAGAGACAGCACAGCCATCAGGTGCTACGCCCGAAGCCAACCGCGTAAAACTGTTCTTCAAACATCAGTTCTCACAGATACAAGTCAACCTGAAGAACTCACAAGACGCCTCTGTCACCATCGATCCCACACAGATTATGAGCGTAGAACTGCTGGGTGTGGCCGAGACGGGCTACGTAGCCTACTGCATAGAGCCAGACGGCACTGTCCCTGCCACGACATCTGCACCCATCGTGATTGACGATGCGAAATATGCTGCCACCAAAAAAGACAACCCCTTTGGTTCTTCTTTCAACATGTTCCAACGTTCAACGACAGCAGCCGGCTACCTGAAATCATTCGAAGCTATTGCATTTGGCACCCTGGAAGGCATCCGTATCACATGGAAAGAATCGTCAGACGACGATGCCATCCTGCACGTTGCCACCTTCAAAGGTCTGGATGCCAATCATAAGAATTTGGAGAGCGGCAAGAAATACATCTATAATATGGAGTTGCGTCGAAGCCTGATTGCACAAATCAATGCCGAGATTGCCGAGTGGGAAACAGACAAGAGCATCTATGATGCAGATGCTACCATCCAAAACAACGATTAAGAGACATATGAATATCAACCGCCTATATAGCCTGTCACACATGCTTCTCATGGCAAGTCTTGTCATCTCGCTGACAAGTTGCAGTGAGTGGTTAGACGACATCTTCTCTGACAGTTCAGCCGGGCAAGAGGAAGTGCTGTTTACCACCGCCATACCAAATACCACCACGACCCGTTCTGCGAAGTCCGACTACGAGACGGCCATGGGTGCCTATCAGCCCGTGAACGAAGCCTACGAGTTTACTATTGGCATGTATGCAGCAGATGGCACCCTCATTGGCACCAGCATCTATCAGCCTGTCGCCAACGATGCCATCGGAACACTGACCACGAAGAAAAGCGAAACGCCCTTATATTGGCCCAGCACGACGGAGGCTTATGGCTTTAAAGCAACGGCTGGCACGGAAACACTGTCAGACAACCAGTCGAAGAAGGAAGAATGGCTGGCGCAGGATCGTCTGGAGGGCTTTGGCTACATTCAGAAATGGGAGGGCGATGAAGACAGTGGCACCCCCATTGATCAACTGGATGCCCTTAACTATCACAGCGCCAAGGAGTGGCGAAAGCTCAACAGCGAAGTGAAATTAATGAAAGATGATGATGACTACAAGAAGATACCACTCTATCTGCAGCATCAGCGCTCACTGATCACCATCATCCTGAAAGCCGATGAAGGCGTGAGCAGAAAGGCGCTAAACTTCAACAATGCCGAAAATGACCTCAGCGCAAAGATCTTCTCTTACGATACCGATGTCTTAGAGATTACGCCACTGGCAGGAGAAGAGTTTATCGACTATGATGAAGACAAGAACGGGGCTGCCGAGGCACATGTCAGCACCACACGCTATGATGCTATTGTTGAGCCCCACGACTACAGCGAACAGCCGGCTACCGACCTGATCACCAAGATATCGCTTTCCGGTCAGCACTATTCGTTCTATGCCGGTAATGATTCCGATTTTGAGAACAATAAAGACAGCTATAAACTGGAGGCAGGCAAACACCTCATCATCACTGTAACGCTGAGCCGTAACAGTCGCAAGGTGATGATGACAGCTTATATCGAAGACTGGACCGAAGATGTCACCAACACCATCTGCGATGACTATGGTAATGCTGGCGACCCGATCATGATTGAGAACCGTCAGGAACTGATCGACTTCCTCAGCAGCGAGTCGCAGAACAAGCCTGGCAACATTGCCCTTGTCACCAACGATATCAATCTGGAAGACTGGTCAACAGCCTACGACCTGCGTTGCACACTGAACCTGGGCGGTTGCACATTGTTGAGCAACTACCGTTTCCTGAACGAGATGAACGATGCAGCGAGTCTGCTGAATGGAACGATCCAGATAGGTGCTGTCGTTGATGCTGCGATTGCCACGACCAACGGTGGAACCATTGAAGATGTCAAGGTGACTACGAAGAATGGTAGCGACGTCTATGCCACCGTGGCTGGTGCTGTGGTCCAAAACACAGGCACCATCTCCCGTTGCCGTTCATCCCTGAGGGTGACGGGCACCACCGCAGAGTATGTCGGTGGCATTGCAGCCACATCAACATCGACCGACCGACAGGTAGCCATCATCGACGCATGCATGGTGACCAACCGCGTGAGCGGTGGCTCTTATGGCGGTGGTATCGTAGGTCTGGCCAGCGGCAACATCACCAACAACACCTTTGAATATGGCATCACACTGTTGCAAGACAAGCAGACCCATAAGAATATCGTTGGTGCGAAGGATGCCGATCACAGCTTCACGGCCGCAAACAACGCATGGCCTACCACTGACGAAGACCTTGGCTTAGAGAACACCGCTGGCAACCGCTATGACGGCATCATCGACAGTGGCGACGAACTGAAGGAATCGACCAAATATGCCTATAACAGCGTAGGCAAGCGCTATCGTTTGGCACAGGACTTCACCGTGACAGAGACCACAGGTAATGTGACCTACGAACTGGATGGCAACAATAAGCAGATCTCCACAGAAGCCATGATTTTCAATGCCATCACCGGACAAGTACACGACCTGACCGTCTTCGTATCAAAGAGTCTGGCTACCGTGCCTGACAAAGACAATGCTCTCGATGCCATTGCCCCCTTAGCCTTTGAGCTTCACGGCGAGAGCGCAACCATCGAACACGTGAAGGTCAAGATGGCCGATGGCACCAAGATACAAGCCTCCAACCCTGCCGGCATGGTCGTATGGCTTTGGGGTGGAGCCACCATCAACAACTGTGAGACAAAGGTGAACCTCTTTGCCGATGTGGAAACCGACATCACACAGGGGCGTAAGTTTGCCGGCGGACTGGTGTCAACCGTGTCTCAGGGCACCATCACCCAGTGCATCCTGCACTCTGGCAGCACCTTCGCAGGTACCACCTCGACCATTATCTATTATGGTGGCATCGTCGGTGGCATCGAACTCAAGGAAGGCTCTAATGAAACGCCCGCGCTCACCCTCACCGACTGCACCAGCTTTGCGACGATGGCTAAGGACTCCCACCACGGTGGAATCCTCGGCAATGCCCTGCAGGCAACCGTGCTGGCCACCAAAGACTGTCAAGGCAACTGGTGGTCGTCCGACTGTAATGGCGTAGGCACCTACACAGGCTACAGCATCGAGGCTGCCATCGGCAAGCGCAATGCGTTGACTCCTACGGAGGAGAATGAAGAATGAAGAATGAAGAATTGAGAATGAAAGCAACCTACATATATATATTGATGGCTCTCGCCATGTTGTCGGCTTGTACGCAAGACGAAGACCTTGCCACCGTCGATGACAGCAACATCATCCACGTGGGTGGCGTCAGCACCGAGGGAATGATGACAACCGCAGTGGTGACAC
Proteins encoded in this region:
- a CDS encoding fimbrillin family protein, which codes for MAGKKIIYACMTSLVLAVAACTNEDVDTSLNRYADGAIDLSVGVEATPARHAMTRAGGTTPSYYAMKAGTQVRLKVDGRWKGKTPEAISQKTTCTTIAAESGSAINALSFTEGEMLYWDDYGTGDPDNKTNTDQGLNVLGVAVDGKDTAPTIANDSQWESLPWDVVTDGEDVLSGDIIVSNNLTAYQFQERDDDEAKKMIFQHPLSKITINLTAADGFTKGTVGKTSYKFEKDPTVTLTNATTLAGISDASNDYALTKGTVSITNASALSDGSKATVIAGTTSTTDADVTVIKQAVVYPDTQLGADNDAVIAIVNADDNIYYIRAKEIHDAIDNIGGHTDYKTLAGYNYIINITIKKTGITLTASVTKWVDVDSEEVHPEINMTTKVGSDSHDELPAGFNGFDLWLNDHDIAKDYTNVATPTVNTAGEVVFAHTLYWVHHYQHLHFRGIYPTNTVVKEDATDQHQYVEVANGAYDATTFPSNFVMGMPEIAENTPCGNPDHANVMMDQEGICARKAAINLNFRYMMSQVEVMLKSSDVSDDNYVDLTNAEVELVNIGTEGHILLSDRSAVVTKYADEESLYSIDSKHYHAIIVPQLLENAAKGKVKFKITVYSDATKTKKDVYYAEVAPIKVKVAGSSDAAAPTDAWKAGTHYVYDLKITKTEVSATASLTDWQTVEAEENVWF
- a CDS encoding fimbrillin family protein, whose protein sequence is MTIKKSIILALSALTMAGCTNDDDASQTQERLPLTFETSLSGNRQVTRAVGNQFEATDELLCYVRHIIDGETDPVQSKLVTIINNEPTEKLYWDDFSESTADGAKDLRTPGHGLQSFYGYCYNGGTPSIPLDETNGVLDWTTAADQTAEGTVKANDLLWSDRQSMITYDHVKDARGTLTIPFTHAMSKFTIVVIADEGFQTDALDATTVTLNRMNQKGTFTAPTSSVVTEGTTTVKMYAHATSTTAEGKPLRTYEAIVVPKADLSQGQALATIQDADGNDYQININQDMLAGWATGIDHDLSMSGVNYKLTVTLNKQAISLVATLADWTDVSASAVGQINFTADVKSIDKTNAASLKSGDSFSLWRSIDNTDFGSIATTATYNDGKFVNTPAIYWANGSTNYYFRALAQKTSSNTLDAVATTHANQGTDLLWATTAAHQGTEADGTTIHQYDEGDAINPRTGSVPLIFKHAMSNVAVTLTTSSDASAVDLTDAKVTITNLKDEGTVNLTTGVVTAGSHQTDILVDGATIMVPQDITDASRLVITLQDGTTYSLQMNRCEDDAQQVVGNWQGGHQYTYSITLKKEEIKFRALIQDWSEMTGSGHATLDWD
- a CDS encoding fimbrillin family protein translates to MKNWFKLYIFVALLMGACTEADIDIDDSRQQQKEQMPVLFSVGSTDADVTRAAASASFMPKDSRFVCSMFFHAGANDDNDTEFYSETKELMEDVNMTTTWMKINNTVGNAVYWNSAYQDAVKTDSYGFDEAAKCFYWQNRLNHVFLALTDNHQLNSDNGLTGTLKLFPDVTTQYKGQYMMAYDLTRGNKTAMTQQPDPIQAVETAQPSGATPEANRVKLFFKHQFSQIQVNLKNSQDASVTIDPTQIMSVELLGVAETGYVAYCIEPDGTVPATTSAPIVIDDAKYAATKKDNPFGSSFNMFQRSTTAAGYLKSFEAIAFGTLEGIRITWKESSDDDAILHVATFKGLDANHKNLESGKKYIYNMELRRSLIAQINAEIAEWETDKSIYDADATIQNND
- a CDS encoding fimbrillin family protein; translated protein: MNINRLYSLSHMLLMASLVISLTSCSEWLDDIFSDSSAGQEEVLFTTAIPNTTTTRSAKSDYETAMGAYQPVNEAYEFTIGMYAADGTLIGTSIYQPVANDAIGTLTTKKSETPLYWPSTTEAYGFKATAGTETLSDNQSKKEEWLAQDRLEGFGYIQKWEGDEDSGTPIDQLDALNYHSAKEWRKLNSEVKLMKDDDDYKKIPLYLQHQRSLITIILKADEGVSRKALNFNNAENDLSAKIFSYDTDVLEITPLAGEEFIDYDEDKNGAAEAHVSTTRYDAIVEPHDYSEQPATDLITKISLSGQHYSFYAGNDSDFENNKDSYKLEAGKHLIITVTLSRNSRKVMMTAYIEDWTEDVTNTICDDYGNAGDPIMIENRQELIDFLSSESQNKPGNIALVTNDINLEDWSTAYDLRCTLNLGGCTLLSNYRFLNEMNDAASLLNGTIQIGAVVDAAIATTNGGTIEDVKVTTKNGSDVYATVAGAVVQNTGTISRCRSSLRVTGTTAEYVGGIAATSTSTDRQVAIIDACMVTNRVSGGSYGGGIVGLASGNITNNTFEYGITLLQDKQTHKNIVGAKDADHSFTAANNAWPTTDEDLGLENTAGNRYDGIIDSGDELKESTKYAYNSVGKRYRLAQDFTVTETTGNVTYELDGNNKQISTEAMIFNAITGQVHDLTVFVSKSLATVPDKDNALDAIAPLAFELHGESATIEHVKVKMADGTKIQASNPAGMVVWLWGGATINNCETKVNLFADVETDITQGRKFAGGLVSTVSQGTITQCILHSGSTFAGTTSTIIYYGGIVGGIELKEGSNETPALTLTDCTSFATMAKDSHHGGILGNALQATVLATKDCQGNWWSSDCNGVGTYTGYSIEAAIGKRNALTPTEENEE